TTCAAAACGAAGGTAAACCTGTTATTATAGAGGTTTTATGCTCTGGATGCGGTATTTGCGTAAAGAAGTGCCCCTTTAAAGCTATTTCAATAGTAAATTTACCTGAAGAACTTGAAGAAGAGTGCAGTTACAGATATGGCTTAAATATGTTTAAGCTTTATAGACTGCCTATACCTAAAGAAGGTGTTATTACCGGTTTAATAGGTAGAAATGGCGTTGGAAAATCTACAGCTTTAAAAATACTTTCTGGAGAAGTTAAACCTAATTTAGGACATTTTACTCAAGAACCGAGCTGGGAAGAGGTTATAAAACATTTTAGAGGTTCAACGCTTCAAACTTACTTTGAAAAATTAAGCAAGAAAAAATTGAAGGTTATTGCTAAACCTCAATATATAGATAAAATTCCAAAATATATTAAGGGTAAAGTTTTAGATGTTTTAAGCAGAGTAAATGAAAAGGGAATTCTTAAGAAGTTAATTAATGAGTTGCAATTAAAAAACTTTTTAGATAGACCTTTAGAGGTTTTAAGCGGTGGAGAACTTCAAAGAGTAGCTATAGCAGCAGCTTTATCTAGAGATGCTGATGTGTATATTTTTGATGAACCTTCAAGCCATCTTGATGTTCTTCAAAGATTAAATGTAGCTAAAGCTATAAGAGAGTTGGTAACTGAGGGGAAAACTGTTTTGCTTGCAGAACATGATTTAGCTATGCTAGATTATCTTTCTGATCAAGTATGCATATTATATGGCGAGCCGGGAGTTTATGGCGTGGTATCACATCCTCATGGAGTAAGAGTTGGAATTAATATCTATTTAAATGGTTTTATTCCTGATGAAAATATGAGGTTTAGAAGCGAAGCTATAAGGTTTCACGCTAAACCTCCTAGACTAAGCGTTAAAGAAGCAGAATGGAAGATTGAGTGGGGTTTAATGAAGAAGAATTTAGGAGACTTTAAACTTGAGGTTAAACAAGGGAATGTTAAAAGAGGAGAAATAATAGGAGTTTTAGGGCCTAACGGTATAGGTAAAACAACTTTTATAAAATTGCTTGTAGGTTTAGAGAAGCCTGATGAAGGTGAAGCGCCTAATTGGCAAGGGTTAACAATTAGTTATAAACCCCAGTATATTTCTATAAACTATGATAATGTTGTTTTTGAGCTTTTAAAAGATATAGCTAAAGAGAAGGTTAATGAAGAATTAACTCAAAATAGCTTAATTAAACCATTAGGTTTAACAAAGCTTTTAGATAGAGAAATTAAAAATTTAAGCGGTGGAGAACTACAAAGAGTAGCTATAGCAGCCTGTTTAATTAAAGATGCTCAAATATATCTTTTGGATGAGCCTAGCGCTTACTTAGATGTTGAAGAAAGATTGACTGTAGCTAAAATTGTTAGACGAATTATTGAAGAGAAGGAAGCTTTCGCTTTTATAGTTGAGCATGATATTGTTGCTCAAGATGCTTTAGCTGATAGAATTATGGTGTTTACTGGTGAGCCTGAAAAATTTGGTGTTGCTCATGCTCCTGTTTCATTAAGAGAAGGCATGAATACATTTTTATCAAGTGTTAAGGTTACTTTTAGACGTGATCCAGAAACAGGTAGACCTAGAGCTAATAAACTTGAGAGTAAAATGGATAGATGGCAAAAAGATAGAGGAGAGTATTATTATATTTAGCTTTTTTCCATTAACTCAAGCTTAGCTGGTAAATATTCGTCTACAATATATGTTAAGCCATATCTGCTGAAAGCTTCTTGCTCAGCTTTCTTTCTTATCCTTAAAAAGCTTTCTATTTCCCTTTTCCAAAGCTTACCTTCATACCGAGGATCAGTTTTTAATTCATTAAGTCGTTTTATATCTAGCTCTGTTAATTTATCGCTTGGAAGCTTATATTTTTCAATATCGGTTGCCCATACCCCAGCCCATTTAGCATCAGGCGTATTTAAATCTCTTAAATGAGCCGCATTAGCTGAGCCGCTTATAATAACCATAGCTATATGCATTCCCCATGGGTCACCATCTGTAAAAATGTAAACTGGAAGCCCTAATTCTTGATTTAACCTTCTTATTAAAGCTCTTGTTGCTCTAGGAGCTTGACCAGCTGTTTGAACCAATAAAGCTTTAAACCTTTCATGAACTTTCTCTTCAATAAACCTTGTGAATAAAGCACCTTTCTCGATGGCGATTATTTTATCAGCTTTGCAATCAATAAACTCGCTAGTTGTTAAAGCTGGTCCAATCATAACACCGTCTGGATGACTTGTTAAATTTAATCTTTTTCCTTCATAACCTGGAACAGTATATTCAATAGTTAAATCTCCAAAAATAGCGCTTCGCTCTTCAGGGAAAACATTAAAATCTTCTCTTGGAAAATTTATAACTGTTTCAAGATCAGTGATTATATCATCGCTTTCAGCTTGATCAATAAAGTCCATTTCAAAAGCTTGAGCTGAATAAAAAACATCTCTTAAAGTGCTGGTTTTACCTTGAGTTAAAAGATCTTTAACAAAATATGCAACCCAAATCAGTTGTGTGAAAGGCTTTAAATGCCTAATGTTTCTCGCGCTTCTTTTAACTATTTTATTGCCTAAAATATATTGTCTAATTTTTTGCTCATAAAGAATATTGCTTGTAGAACGGCTTGGCATTTCTATAGATGGGAAAGAACCTAAGTCGATTTGCTCATAAACTTT
This window of the Candidatus Bathyarchaeota archaeon genome carries:
- a CDS encoding ribosome biogenesis/translation initiation ATPase RLI, with the protein product MVRVAVLDKDQCKPKDCGLPCLKYCPKVRDKIEAIKIVQNEGKPVIIEVLCSGCGICVKKCPFKAISIVNLPEELEEECSYRYGLNMFKLYRLPIPKEGVITGLIGRNGVGKSTALKILSGEVKPNLGHFTQEPSWEEVIKHFRGSTLQTYFEKLSKKKLKVIAKPQYIDKIPKYIKGKVLDVLSRVNEKGILKKLINELQLKNFLDRPLEVLSGGELQRVAIAAALSRDADVYIFDEPSSHLDVLQRLNVAKAIRELVTEGKTVLLAEHDLAMLDYLSDQVCILYGEPGVYGVVSHPHGVRVGINIYLNGFIPDENMRFRSEAIRFHAKPPRLSVKEAEWKIEWGLMKKNLGDFKLEVKQGNVKRGEIIGVLGPNGIGKTTFIKLLVGLEKPDEGEAPNWQGLTISYKPQYISINYDNVVFELLKDIAKEKVNEELTQNSLIKPLGLTKLLDREIKNLSGGELQRVAIAACLIKDAQIYLLDEPSAYLDVEERLTVAKIVRRIIEEKEAFAFIVEHDIVAQDALADRIMVFTGEPEKFGVAHAPVSLREGMNTFLSSVKVTFRRDPETGRPRANKLESKMDRWQKDRGEYYYI
- a CDS encoding DNA topoisomerase IV subunit A codes for the protein MKKSFGVVKKRKEKVLENLKNLGLKVYEQIDLGSFPSIEMPSRSTSNILYEQKIRQYILGNKIVKRSARNIRHLKPFTQLIWVAYFVKDLLTQGKTSTLRDVFYSAQAFEMDFIDQAESDDIITDLETVINFPREDFNVFPEERSAIFGDLTIEYTVPGYEGKRLNLTSHPDGVMIGPALTTSEFIDCKADKIIAIEKGALFTRFIEEKVHERFKALLVQTAGQAPRATRALIRRLNQELGLPVYIFTDGDPWGMHIAMVIISGSANAAHLRDLNTPDAKWAGVWATDIEKYKLPSDKLTELDIKRLNELKTDPRYEGKLWKREIESFLRIRKKAEQEAFSRYGLTYIVDEYLPAKLELMEKS